Genomic segment of Apium graveolens cultivar Ventura chromosome 7, ASM990537v1, whole genome shotgun sequence:
GTATTAGGGGTTCGTAATTCTCTTTGGCATGGCTCATATGGTTGTCAAAATATTGAAGTTGTAGAGTTCAGCAATGAAGTGCATATCTTAATCCTTTAGTTATGTTTCAGCTTTTGTTGCAAACTTGAATTTAATGCACTTTCCTCAAATTTTAAACCATCAATTTGGAGACGTACGCTCCTACATTAAACTTAAAAGCAAACAAAGATGCACTAACTCTACAAGTGAGCTTTGAATAAAGTTTCAATTCTTTAAGTACAATTCTACTTGTGAGTTGTGACTTTGATAGGTTGTTGAAGCTTCAATTTGTGCATCCTAGAATTTTTCCCTGTCTAGATAAGTAGTAGACTAACAATCCAGCCGCTCAGATTGGAAATTTGATGAAGGATGATCTATTAATTGAACCCATAAAGATTACGTTGCTTAGCAGATGGCAACCATGAAACACCCTACAATTTCGGTTTCTTTGCTTTGTGACAGTTCACTTTAGTCTAAGGGTAACGATAAACCAAAGAATTGAACATTATGTTCTAGCTAACTAAATCCAGTCTAGAGCTTAGCCTAGAGAAGACATTAGAATTATAGTCAAGAATCCTATATAAGTATATTTCACGGAGACGCAAAGATGATGGTGGGAGAACAGAGTACTGCTGGGATAGTGCCTGACGGGTGTATTTAATCAAGAATTTAAAGGATTTTTTTGGATTCTTAAAATCAAGAGATTCggtttgaattttaaaaaatcttttgaaatctgatggtattcaGTATAGAttagaaaaaatattttaacatccgagtatattcaatttagattttaaaaagtctaCTAAAATCTGACGGTGAAATATGatggtattcaatttggatttttaaaATTCCATCAAAATCTAATGGTATTCAAAAATTAGTggattttttttatttgaaaaagttgtggattttaatggatttgctagttcattttatttttttgaaatctctttaaaatacatgagattttgaaggatttgTGGAAAACTTCACCGCAAGATTTTTCCATCAACTTCATCAAAATCCACGAACAATTAAAATCAACGAAAATCTTCCAAAATCGATAGATTATTATcaatcctttaaaatctgaaatgaatACACTCCATTGAGATTCGGCGTGTACTGCGTAAAAACTTGAAAAAGTgtcaaaaaaaatttaaatatataaaaataaaggaaataataaaaaaatttaaaattgtgAAAATAAAATACCAATCAAAGTgcataaaataatttaattacaGAATGAAAATTAACTTCGTAAAAAGATAAAAAGTACATATTTGacataaataatttaaaattgttTTTCTAGCTTTTCTTGAAGCAAAGTCGAtcactaaaaatatttttataatcaTTATTTTCTAGCAAACTATTAGATTTTGAAGAGTAGAAATTTATCTAAAAGAAACGAATTATACATGTAATGTTTTATTTATATGTACaattgtttaaatttatattaatcCATTTTCAATccattttatatttaaattttcttatttcataatatatttatctatataaaaaatgaatataatttaaaaataaattagttACCTACAGATTGAATATCATGAATGATATACATGTAATACTAATTGTAGTACTATTGTATAAGTTGTTActaaaaaagaaaaagaactaactaactaaattaattaacattattaagtcatatattatatattatatatataatacatcAACAGGGGGTTTGATGAGTAATGTAATTAATATGACGATTATACCGCtacattaatatctatataatatttatttgacatcattattcatttattaagaattattaaattattttataattaatatgtgcatacatgcatacatatatataataaatacatacatatatataaattaatacatgcatgcacatgtacatatatatatacatacatgcacACATACATAGATACATACTCATATATTCTTATTTGACATCAATTTAACATCGTCTTCAACACAATAAAATGaccaaatattatattaaattatataaaataaaaaataaaataaactatttatacacatatgtatgatttatacttcactattaataattatgtgacatatatcatatactcACACCCGTTGTATATATTGTTAACATCGTCAGGGGAGTTTGTTGAGCAAATTAATTCATATGGTAATTATACCCATGCATTAATATCAATAGAATATTTAATTCCCCTcgtcattcatttattaaaaaataataattattgtatAATTAAGATGTATATAGATACATACATACATAAATACAATAAATATACACATACATATAAATTAAGACAGGGACACTCACGCACACATACTCGTATATTCTCATTTGTCATCAATCTAAACTCGTCCTCCAACATAATAAAATGACAAAATATTGTATTATATtcaattatataaaaaataaaataaactatttatacaTATATGTACGATTTATACTTCATTATTAATCATTTTATGACATATATCTTGTACTCCCACCGTCCCATAAGTTGTTAACATCGTTGTTAGACACAGGGATTAAAAATGagttatgttaaagaaaaattaaGAAAGCGGGGGTAAATTTTGGAGCAATTATAaagataatatgatatgttaggAAATGTTAACAATCTGTTGGAACATTCCAAAATAGAAAGTTACTAAGTTACTGGGACAAAGTGTATCATATATCATTTAGTGAGTAAATTTACAGTACTAAAGTCAATTGCCTATATAATAAAACTCATCAATCACATTATAAATTATAAACacattaaataattaaaagaaataataattttttttatttagagTGCTCGATATACATGAGGAATACATAatcacttgtatttattttacATTCTAAGCATTAACATATTATAAATACCATTTAATTATGAACTGACAAAAAATGTATACCCACCAAATATATCACACTCACTCATGCTcatatacataaataaataaattatttatcaaTTAGGTAACAATATAAATATAATGTCAAAAATTATAgcgaaaataattttaattagAACAATTTAGAATATATCCGTGCATTTTCTAAATATATCGTAGAGTTGCACGTGCTATAGAGTTGAAGTCGGTAGTTAAACTTGGAGTTCACGACACTGTTAATGAAGGTGCTACTAAGAAAGGGGTTGTTTACGATTTTCAATTAGAAGTATTTATTTTTACTATTATGATTTTGATATTAGTATTTCTAAAGTTTACTCAGTTTTGTTAAGATAACAATCAAAACATTATTGAAGTATATAATATTTTTCACTCTGTTTTTTCATTTACAATTATTTAACCATaaaactaaaatttataaatttattgctaattttttattttggttttgattatacatacatatataaaaaaatgtgCTTCCCTCAGAGCTGTTTGGTCTCGAACACCTGGAACACGGTTCTGGGAGAAACGGGGAAATTACCTGTACAAAAGAATGTGATTGTAGTATTCTTAATGCAGTTTTTTGTTTATTAAATTAAGTGTAATATTATTTCAAACACAATTGAGTGTAATATAATCTGGCTAGCCTTCGTTTGCCTTCCAGTTTTTATATACGCAAGTCATGATAGTACATCAATCTCTCAGACTTGTCATTTCTCGATTTATTTGCATTCTCCTGTCATAACGCACACAGCTAGTTTTTGCTACAATCTTTCGGCTCTCTCTTCCAAAATAACTTGCATGTATTTTTTCAAGTCAAATTAGCCCAGTTTTGATtgtttatttataatttataattgcTATTAAAACCAAAATTTATGAAAAAGTATAACTAAAAATTAAACTAAACTTACatatataaattaagataaattaaaataatttttatataatttaatatcaAACCTAAATATTTTTGTCTTTCAAAATTATGTACGGCCAGTTTTGAGCAACACTAAAAATTGAATCACAGTCTCATGTTGGTTCTGGACTAGCCCAATATCTAGCCCAAGCCCTAAACCCCTAATTCCATCTCCTTTATAAACAAAAACCAAAACCCTAAAAGCGCCTCTGCAACGCCTAAACACACACTTACACACACATTGACGGTGTAAAACTCTCCTGGGAAAATGAGTTACAAGGCAAGCTTAAACTAACACTCATCATTTTCAATTAATCATCTCATAGTTCCAAATTGTTTAATTGGATCCAGTAATTTCACAATTTATCAAAAACAAAATATCTGATTattttttgtaattaattattaaatttgtttGTTTTGCAGTTTCATCAGTACCAGGTTGTCGGACGAGGTTTACCATCGGAGACTGATGAACATCCTAAGATCTACAGGATGAAGCTCTGGGCCACCAATGAAGTCCGTGCCAAATCTAAGTTCTGGTAATAAATATAGTTATATCCGTGTTTTGGACATTTATGTTAATTATTTTTAGTGTATGTTTGATTAAGTTGGGTGATGTTAAATTTGTTGTATATGTGTAATGAAGGTACTTTTTGAGGAAGTTGAAGAAGGTTAAGAAAAGCAATGGTCAAATGCTTGCTATTAATGAGGTAGATAATAGTTTCATTTCTTGCTATTAATGATTTTTAATGTTAGATTATAGTTGATTGGTGTTAACTTGTAGAGGGTGTAGTCGATTCAATCTTTTTTACTATCATATTCAGTGCTGCTTATTATTGTAATTCTGCAAAGTGTTAGATAGGTCCAAGGATAAGTTATTTAGAATTTGGCAATTTTATCCACCAGAATCTCTTTAATTGATTTCTTAAACTATAAACAGTTTATAAACAGTTTAGAATCCAACCAAGTCCGAATTGGGAGATAGTATGCCCAACAGAATTTAAATTTTTATGGACTTGTGAAAATCTTGATTGATCTCAACTAGTTTCTTAGACAGATTTTCAGAGTCCTCGTGCGGTGGCATTTTTTTTCTATTATGTCTCTTGTCAAAACTTACAGACATTAGTTGTTCTTTGAATAGAAAAATGTTTTAGTAATATATATATTCCATTTCTCTATCTGCTTATTTATTGTTCTTCCACAATGAATTGACTTTTCTAACAGATTTAGAAATTTCTATCTTTTTTTAGAATGACTTTTTGAATCCTGTTATTGTGACATTTTTCTTTCTAGTATGTGATTTAATTCACAGACCTATATTTTTCTACTTTCACAATAAAGTAACTTATCATCAGCTTTAGAAAATTTATCCATTTCCATCAATTGTATGTGTTAATCTGATTTGAGATGGAAGTGATGAATATTTCCCCAGATGATCAAAGTTGAAATTACTGAGTGCTATTTATGATTTTTCTCTTTGAAAAAAATTCAAGCCAGAATTCTGATCCATCTATTAAAAACGTTTGCTGATTTCCTTTCCTATTAGTTTACTATTCTGTATATAGTATTACCTACATGTTAAGTCTTGATCGAGGGTTCTGCAAAACCAGATACCCAAAACCAAATACCTGTTTGCTGCAATTTGCTCTATAATGATTAATACTTAAGGTAGAAATTCAGTCTAAATTGTGATGTAGCTTTTCATTTTCCAGCTATGATGTTGGAGGCTATGTTCCCGATCGAGTAATTATTTGATCTGACTATAGTTTATTAATATGTTACTGTATACTCTGTATACAATGACTTTTTTAGAGGTTGAGGCCGAACCTGGCTTAGACTTAATATGATGAGGAATGCAAGTTCGGCTTGACTGTGGCACTTGGCTGTTGCATTAGGTTTATTTGGTTTTGTCATCTTTACATGTTATCTTCATTATATGATGTACTTAATCAAGGACTATAGTACTGTTTTCTAGTAAAAACCCATGAAGTTGTGATGGTCCATCAAATCTGAAAATTGCTCTTGTTACCCTTTAAACTTATTGTCACAGACTTTGAATGTGTTATTAATTACTAGAGCTAAATAGATCTGTTACATTCAAGATTTTGAGTGATTGAAAATTTCTTTTCTGAAATACCTGCAGTCTTGTGCATTTTGAGTTATAGGCCAACTTTTCACCTTTAGTTTTCTTGCAGATCTTTGAGAAGAACCCTACCACAATCAAGAACTATGGTATCTGGCTGCGTTACCAGAGCAGGACTGGTTATCACAATATGTACAAGGAGTACCGTGACACCACTTTGAATGGTGGTATTGAGCAGATGTACACTGAGATGGGTTCTCGCCACAGGGTCCGCAATCATTGCATCCAGATTATTAAGACAGCTACCATCCCTGCCAAGCTCTGCAAAAGGGAGAGCACCAAACAATTTCACAACTCCAAGATCAAGTTCCCATTGGTGTCCAAGAAGGTTAGGCCACCAAGCAGAAAGCTGAAGACTACATACAAGGCATCTAAACCCAACTTGTTTGTTTAGTTTGTGGTCGGGAAGGAACTAAATGTCTGTCAAGTTATATGAAGTGCACCCATTTTATGATATATTTTTGGTTGTTTTTTCGAACATGTTATCATTTCAAATGTTAGAGGATTTGACCAAATTTCTTGTTAAAGATTCTGTTTTAATTTTATGCCGGAAATTCTCAAGGTTTTTATAAGTTTTTTGAGGCTGTGTTAAAGATTTAATGTTGATAGATGCAGTAATGTTTACAATATCAAATATCTCTCCTCATGCTATGTTTGTGCTTGCTTCAACTTTTAATTTCGTATGTAAACATGGATGTAACTTATAAATCAGATGTCTTGCAACGGTTGTTTACTTGGCCCAATACTGTTTAGTTCCCGTTCTGATTAGCCCTTTTCTCTTGTGCCGAGAGGATAATGTTGTAGCGCCTCCGTCTAACCTTGTTTATTCACTCTTTTTGTTATTATATTGgaacttgaacttttctttaaTTAAGTTACAATTATAAGTATGGTTGTAAGCGGTCTAGATTGGATCGATTTTGGGTCGGATTTGATAACTTCATTCACAGTCTAGTCCTTTTGAGCCCGCTCTTGAACCCTTCTTGCGGTGTAGCTGCGGTTGGGTTTCTGCAAAATAACATGCAAAATAACATCGACAGGGGGTTTTAGCCCCGCCGCGCCTCCAGTATGAGAGTAAAAACTTACTTGAAAAAGAAGATAGAAATGAAAGATAACGGGATATATGTATGTAACAATGTTCGTTTGAGAACGCACCCCTAAACATTCTTCCCTTAGATTATAAACCTTTGGACCATTTATAGTCCAAGGGTAAGATTTAGGAGTTGGTACCCTTCAATCGGAGTCGTCCGTCCTGGGAGCGGATGGGCACCTGAGATTCGTGGATGTGCTACACATGTCTCAGGTTACGATAGTACAGGAGCGTATTTCTTCTTACCCAATATCAGCTGTTGTTTGCCACGTGAGCTCTCTGACTGTAAATTGCGCATCACATATTGTGCCCCTTTTGGGTTGCTTTAGGTATGGCGGTGGAGCTGCTTTGGTTGTGGGTGGGGCTAGATTTGGACTAGCCCGGACCTAGACTACTAGTGAGCTGAACCCGGGTTGTAGTAAAGGTCTGTAAGAGGGACTGGGACAGTCCGGACCTGGATTACCAGCGAGCCGGACTCGGGTCATAATGAGGATTTGTATCTTATCATTTGCCCCCACTCCCCTATGCAGAAtttctggatgggggagtagTAAATCCTTGTTGCCTTTGAAGAAATTGAGCTTTCTTTCCCCCAGTCCGGGTCTTGTTGATTTCAGGAGATCCGGACTGAAGAAATTGGCGGAGAAGAAAAAATTCAGCTTTCTTGTCCCCCAGTCCGGGTCTTGCTGATTTCAGGAGAGCCGGACTAAAGGAGTCGGCAGAGAAGGAAAAATGGATCTTTCTTGCCCATCAGTCCGGGTCTTGTGGATTTGAGAAAAACCGGACTAAAGAAGTTGACGGAGAAGGAAAAATTGAGCTTTGTTGCCCCCAATCCGGGTCTTGATGATTTCAGGAGAGCCGGACTAAAGAAGTTGGCGAAGAAGGAAAAATGTAGCTTTCATTCCTATCATTCCGGGTCTTGTGGATTTGAGGAGAGCCGAACTAAAGGAGTTGGCGGAGAAGGAAAAATTGAGCTTTCTTGCCCCGAGTCGGGGTCTTGTTGATTTCATTAGAGTCGGACTACATGTAAAACCCTGGAAGTTGAGTCGACTTTGACCATTTTCCCCTCCTTCGTTTGAATTTTTTACAGTTGTTCTTTCTCGAAAAATGTGCCACAATGATTATCGTTATTAATCAGTGTATATAAGTATAATTATATGTATAAAAATCCGAAAATCAACGGCCAGATTTGGCCACGTGGCTTGGGTGTTTCACATTCACCTTCCTCTATAAAAACCTTCCCCTTCTTTCTTTTTATTTACCCTCCCAAAATTTCTACtgctctctctctttctttttctcttgTGGTGCTAGAGAAGCTTCGAAGATCAGGGACTCAGTTGATGTTTTTCTCTTACCCCCTCCACATTCTTCTCATTCGTAAGCTTTcgttttttcttttttttttcgcTGTGTTGTCTTGCACCTGTTCATTTTCATCTTCGAGTTATGTATGCTGGATTTTTATTTTGGTAGAAGTACGCTTTGGTTTGGCTGATATATTGTGTAGGTTTTTGAGTTATTTCTCGATACAAGTTGTTTGCAAGTTTATTTGATGGGTAATTGTGTTAATTTTGGTTGTATTTTGCATGTTGTTCTTGATGATTTGTGTAAGTAAAGTTGTATGCATAGGCCATAGTGTTGTTTTTGGTGTTTGATTTTGTGTGTAAAGTGTTTCTGCGATGTAGGGTTTTTACTGGGGTCCAAGTCCATAATCATGGTTCGAGCTCGCTATTTTTTTGTTTGGTTTTCGCTTTTGTTTGTTGGGTCCGGGTTGTTGAAATGGCCGAGCCTAGATCTATTTGGTTCATGACTTTTGTGACTTAATTGGTTCCAGGAGCCCGTAGGTTTAAGATTCCTCGGTGACCCGCACTAGTAATAGgttaatataaaaattgaaagTTGCCTAGTCCGGACCATtctatttataatatataaaattttggtagaGATATAGACTAACCCGGCTTTTTGATTTTAGGTTTATGGTTCTGACTAAGGCCCGCGCTAAAGTCTTTCTCCTGCTACCCCAGATCTTCTGACTCTGAAAGTGGTCCGGCTACATCTGCCTCTAACACAACCCGGGTAGAGATGGGGAAGAAGGTCTCGACTTCGAAGTCCAATTTTATAAGCAAGTTTCAGATTAAACAACTATCTCCTAGGAAAATCCCCTGCACACCGGAGGCATATTGGATAGACGTCCCGGATTACTTCGTGACAAAAAATGAAGAAGTTAATAATGACCGATATTATAGAAATATCAGTTTGAGTTATGCTAAGCAGCCTGATAGCGATCCGGGTCCTTACAATGAGGATGAAATAGATAGGAAGTTTCGTGATGATTGTTGCCAAGGAGCCATATGTTCTAAAAGATGATCTGGATACATTAGAGTCTGTTGAAATGGATAATGCTGTCGGggatgcttttcagttggattcCCAGATTCAATGGAGGTGGCCTTTTCCCGGAGTGAGGATATATAACAGTCCAGCCGACGGTTTTATTCCTGTCTGGTTGGAGCACTTGAGGTCCAGGTGGAATCCTCGGTGTCCTATGTTTATAAAacatttgtgtaaatatgtgtaCAAGCTGTCTCCCATGTAGAAAAATCCTAATGGTATTAAGTGGATGAGTTATTTCCTGGCTTGATGTAACAAATTTGGAGTTCAGCCAATTTTTAAGCAGTGGCACCACCTGTTTAGCCTGGTCAAATCTAGCCGAATACCTCTCTGTGAGATATGCTTCCGGGCTGCCGAGTGTGGATACAATTCGGGCTTCAGGCCAGTTATCCAGCGTGCCTCGTTGAAGCATTGGAATGGGGAGGTCATACTTTTGAAGGGCTTAGATCTCAAATATATGCCCTATATTATATTGGGGGGTAATCAGACCCGGTTTAAGCGTTCAGTTCTGGAGGGTGAGGCTCTTCAGGTTGGTTTTGATTTGTGCGAGTGTCTTGGGTTTCAGTTGATTCGAGACACATTTGTGCAGCATGATAAGATGCATGGTTTTGGTTATAAGTAGGATTATTTTGATCCGactttgtttaattttttttatttttttgtatgTTATTCCCGTGTGGGCTTGTTTTAACTCAGTTTTTTGAATTCATTTCAGGTCTTCTCTTTTATGATTCAAGAATGTCTACTTTGGCTTACAATGATGCACTTTTTGGCCTTGGGAATGATTTCAAGAATAATAAAAAAGCTTCTGTTTCTGGGTCCGGATCAAACATCCATCCCGAGGGGGTTCGGAGACGAATGCACGCCTGAAGCCGGTGGCGAGGTTGAGGGGTCCGAAGATGTTAAGCTGGATGTTGAGATTAAAAATTTGGATGATTATGATGACTTGGATGAGATTGAGCCGCTGGGAGAGGTTCCGGATATCGGTGATGGCCAGAGGAGAAAGCGTGCCCGGACTATCTCTCTTGGGAGCAAGCCACCTCGGATAAGAAGAATTAAACTATCCATATTGCTGCTACTGCTGCAGAAAAAGGGAAGGGGATTGAGGATGTGTTTCCGGGCCGGAGGTCCTGAGATTGAAGAATAAAGAGAAGGGAAGGGGATTGAAGAATATGATAGAGCCATTGCAAATGCCGGGGCTCCTGAGATTGCTCACGGCTGGGTCGTTGCTGAAAAGCATATTATGACGGATCCGAAGGCTGACTGGGGTAGTTTCTCGTAATGAATTCATTCAATCCTAGAAGAATATTGAAGCTGGGCTTGGTGAGCCGGAGCCCTTCGATGGTCCTTGCCCCAGCTTTTTCCCAGCAAATCCCACCCAGACTCTTAGTTATTTATTTTCCTGCTTGAGTTGACATTTTGTGAACTATttctaattattttaatttatctTAGTAAACTATAATTGTTTGTTTGTAATGTTGTTGGTTCTTTTTGCCCGGGTCGTGTCTTGATCCGGGTTTGTTTACTGGAAATTATTATTTCTTTAATATAGATTGTTGTTTTTGGTTGACTTAggataaaattttctaagtatcGGATGCCATAAGTCCGGATTGATGTTACTTTACAAAATTTTTCTAAGTATTGTTGGCTATTGGTTCGCACAGATGTTGTAATTCgtatttagaaaaatatttctaAGTGTAAATTGTGTTTCTAGCCCGGGTTTAGGTATGACCTCGGGTTATAGTTGGCTTTTGACTTTAAAAAATATTTCTAAGTAAAAATAGTATTTCTAGCCCAGGTTCAAGTATGGCGCCGGTTTAGGGTTGGCTTTTTGCcttgtaaaaatatttttaagtaaaaatAATGGTTCTAGCTCGGGTTCAAGTATGACCCCGGATTAGAGTTGGATTTTTGCcttagaaaatatttccaagtTAAAATAATGGTTCTTGCCCGGGTTCAAGTATGGCCCCGGGTTAGAGTTGGCTTTTtatcttagaaaaatatttctaAGTAAAAATAATGCTTCTAGGCCGGGTTCAAGTATGGCTCCAGGTTAGGGTTGGCTTTTTgccttaaaaaaatatttataagtaaAAATAATGCTTCTAGACTGGGTTCAAGTATGGTCCCGGGTTAGAGATAACTTTTTAccttagaaaaataatttttaagtaaAAATAACGCTTCTAGCCCCGATACAAGTATGGCCCCGAGTTAGGGTTGACTTTTTGCCTTAAAAAAATATTTCTATTTGTACAAAATGCTTTGGTAAAGGAAAATCATCATTTATTGATATAAATATCTCATTCATAGAATAGCTTGGATTACAAGGAGATTGCT
This window contains:
- the LOC141672539 gene encoding large ribosomal subunit protein eL20, producing the protein MSYKFHQYQVVGRGLPSETDEHPKIYRMKLWATNEVRAKSKFWYFLRKLKKVKKSNGQMLAINEIFEKNPTTIKNYGIWLRYQSRTGYHNMYKEYRDTTLNGGIEQMYTEMGSRHRVRNHCIQIIKTATIPAKLCKRESTKQFHNSKIKFPLVSKKVRPPSRKLKTTYKASKPNLFV